The following are encoded together in the Marinifilum sp. JC120 genome:
- a CDS encoding DUF4962 domain-containing protein: MRLGTVVAIVVLFSAIWTVPYCAASVDYYVFKSRPRLYFNKSRLEELRSLKDEKPYSDFLRIIRKRGRGLVGNRAPATLLRYNDETLRRPADGLVDLAFYHLIKGDPSAFVTVQDLLRTFCVSPRWGSNEDIGAAHSIFALSLVYDWFYNDLSSALRLMVKDAIIEHAEILDEVIRTKRLWWAQSRGLLQNHNYVNAGALAVAGIALYGEDRRAAKWLKTASNNFKLVLPLLSPDGASHEGVGYWSYGTLWLLNYYMAMAPAQGLEMVRSSGFLSNTAKFRLYASLPGFKYNVDFADSPMVDFYGPGAILRCLARIFKDGHTQWLASEVERKRRMSTILWQDYIWYDPQVQPQEPQGLPLHAWFGNLGILLTRSSWADDASLVFFKCGPPQGFHALSKGVFPGSHIHPDAGHFGLWLGKRSLVNDDGFLLKKFSINHNIPVFNKIGQLGEGTAVFQLYDYKKGKGPTPKPRFVSGDGFQAVEVELAGYYPSSVRPKSLKRVIVVINGEDFFVRDRIVPSGSTSIYYPMHLYRKGRLVRGAGDGKVCIERESGYVLNFHGDGFSTSFKRYAGLLRFMGKKIPRSGMLYQAERKTSSPSTMLTAVGRTLEGCAAPTLFGSSVSGDRIKVECRSGSYRVDFSKLEVQKL; the protein is encoded by the coding sequence ATGCGGCTGGGAACGGTTGTCGCAATAGTTGTTTTGTTCTCGGCAATATGGACTGTTCCGTATTGTGCGGCTTCCGTTGATTATTATGTTTTCAAGTCCCGTCCCAGACTTTATTTCAATAAATCCCGCCTTGAAGAATTACGCTCCCTGAAAGATGAAAAGCCTTATTCTGATTTTCTGCGCATTATCCGTAAGCGCGGGCGCGGACTTGTGGGGAACAGGGCTCCAGCCACTCTTCTTCGCTACAATGATGAAACCCTGCGCCGTCCGGCTGATGGATTGGTTGACCTTGCTTTTTACCATTTAATCAAAGGTGATCCGTCTGCATTTGTTACTGTGCAGGATCTTTTACGGACTTTTTGCGTTTCTCCCCGCTGGGGAAGCAACGAAGATATCGGGGCTGCACATTCAATCTTTGCCCTTTCTCTGGTTTATGACTGGTTTTATAACGATCTTTCTTCAGCCCTGCGTTTGATGGTTAAGGATGCCATTATTGAGCATGCGGAAATCTTGGATGAAGTTATTCGCACCAAAAGGCTCTGGTGGGCGCAGTCTCGCGGGCTGCTTCAGAACCATAATTATGTTAATGCAGGGGCTTTGGCAGTTGCGGGGATTGCTCTTTACGGAGAGGACAGGAGGGCCGCCAAGTGGCTCAAAACCGCCAGTAATAATTTTAAGCTGGTTTTGCCCCTGCTTTCCCCGGATGGTGCTTCCCATGAGGGTGTCGGTTACTGGAGTTATGGGACTCTTTGGCTGCTTAATTATTATATGGCCATGGCTCCGGCACAGGGGCTGGAAATGGTCCGCTCAAGTGGATTTTTAAGTAATACCGCTAAATTTCGACTATACGCCTCCTTGCCCGGATTTAAATATAATGTGGATTTTGCGGATTCACCCATGGTGGATTTTTACGGTCCGGGGGCGATCCTGCGTTGTCTTGCCCGTATTTTTAAGGACGGTCATACCCAGTGGCTGGCAAGTGAAGTTGAACGCAAAAGGCGTATGAGCACCATACTCTGGCAGGATTACATCTGGTATGATCCGCAGGTGCAGCCGCAGGAACCGCAGGGACTGCCGCTTCACGCATGGTTTGGAAATCTCGGAATTCTTTTGACCCGTTCTTCATGGGCGGATGATGCTTCTCTTGTTTTTTTCAAATGTGGCCCTCCGCAGGGATTTCATGCCCTGTCCAAAGGGGTTTTCCCCGGATCACATATTCACCCGGATGCGGGGCATTTCGGTCTCTGGCTGGGCAAGCGGTCTTTGGTAAATGATGACGGATTTTTGCTCAAGAAATTTTCCATTAATCACAATATCCCGGTCTTTAATAAAATTGGTCAGCTTGGCGAGGGCACTGCAGTCTTCCAGCTTTACGACTACAAAAAGGGCAAAGGGCCCACTCCTAAGCCGAGGTTTGTCAGCGGAGACGGTTTTCAGGCTGTAGAGGTCGAACTTGCCGGATATTATCCCTCTTCAGTGCGGCCGAAATCACTGAAGCGGGTGATCGTGGTTATTAACGGTGAAGATTTTTTTGTGCGTGACCGGATTGTTCCTTCCGGCAGTACCAGCATTTATTATCCCATGCACCTGTACCGTAAGGGACGTCTGGTCAGGGGGGCCGGTGACGGGAAAGTTTGTATTGAGCGGGAAAGCGGTTATGTTTTGAATTTTCATGGGGACGGCTTCAGTACATCATTCAAGCGATACGCTGGACTGTTGCGGTTTATGGGTAAGAAGATTCCCCGCTCGGGAATGCTTTATCAGGCGGAGCGTAAAACTTCTTCCCCATCCACCATGCTTACTGCTGTGGGGCGGACTCTTGAGGGATGTGCTGCCCCGACTTTGTTCGGGAGTTCTGTTTCAGGAGATCGCATTAAGGTTGAGTGTCGCAGCGGGAGCTACAGGGTTGATTTTTCAAAACTCGAGGTGCAGAAGCTATGA
- a CDS encoding ABC transporter permease subunit: MKKFHKISVSSILSTILVLGFILVPLSQLILGSSANELLETIMDPDVRAAITRSMLCSGLAAFISFAIGTPFAFMLARKDFKGKALVESIIDMPIMIPHPVIGIALLSIAGRNHWIGQMLLDAGIRIMGTNTGIVAVLVFVGLPFYLNAARDGFESVPDRLEKAARTLGASPTQTFFRVTLPLAWRSLLTGMIMCMARALSEFGAVVIVAYHPMIAPVLMYERFTAYGLSYSRPVAIWLIFLSLVLFAALRLLSRGLGSRES, from the coding sequence ATGAAAAAATTTCATAAAATATCAGTCAGCTCTATTCTTTCCACCATTCTGGTCCTCGGCTTCATTCTGGTTCCCCTTAGCCAGCTGATCCTCGGTTCAAGCGCCAATGAACTGCTTGAAACCATTATGGACCCGGATGTGCGCGCAGCCATCACCCGCAGCATGCTTTGCTCAGGACTGGCGGCATTCATATCTTTCGCCATCGGTACCCCTTTCGCCTTTATGCTGGCCCGCAAGGATTTCAAAGGGAAAGCTCTGGTGGAATCCATCATTGACATGCCGATCATGATCCCACACCCGGTCATCGGTATCGCACTCTTATCCATTGCCGGACGTAACCACTGGATCGGGCAGATGCTGCTGGATGCCGGAATCCGCATTATGGGCACCAATACAGGCATAGTGGCCGTGCTGGTCTTTGTGGGACTGCCCTTCTATCTTAACGCTGCCCGGGATGGTTTTGAATCTGTCCCTGATCGACTGGAAAAAGCAGCCCGCACCTTGGGAGCCTCCCCAACGCAAACATTTTTCCGGGTCACCCTGCCGCTGGCTTGGCGATCCCTGCTGACCGGAATGATCATGTGCATGGCCCGCGCACTCAGTGAGTTCGGCGCGGTTGTAATTGTGGCCTACCATCCCATGATTGCCCCGGTACTCATGTACGAACGATTCACCGCCTATGGGCTGTCCTATTCCCGCCCGGTGGCTATCTGGCTTATTTTTCTTTCACTGGTGCTCTTTGCGGCACTGCGACTTCTTTCACGCGGACTGGGGAGCAGGGAATCATGA
- a CDS encoding polysaccharide biosynthesis tyrosine autokinase: MSKLLKAVEKARRNRMLQEEQGVLESKDSHVEDAASDMPPPTPEKDVYADVNTDDSIQSCSLPSSFYSDDIVLDEMELAKNRILTKHSNASFTDIYNLLRTQIFHRTRKNKHNVLMVTSAMPGEGKTITSINLAISIAREVDQFALLVDTDMRNPSIHKYLGIEVEKGLTDHLLHDIPVSDLLIKPGINTLSYLPAGDPIRGSTEILGSPKLQELIIEMKDRYPDRYVIFDCPDLLHAPDALVFSSYVDGIIFVVEAGKTSREYVQKALNLLEGRNIVGVVLNKTERENLNVVS; this comes from the coding sequence ATGAGCAAACTGCTCAAGGCAGTTGAAAAAGCAAGACGCAACCGGATGCTACAGGAAGAGCAGGGTGTGCTGGAAAGCAAGGATTCTCATGTAGAAGATGCTGCTTCGGATATGCCGCCCCCTACTCCTGAGAAGGATGTCTATGCTGATGTAAATACAGATGATTCCATACAAAGTTGTAGTCTTCCATCTTCTTTCTACAGTGATGACATTGTATTGGATGAGATGGAGCTTGCGAAGAACAGGATTCTTACCAAGCACAGCAATGCTTCTTTTACCGATATATATAATCTGTTGCGGACCCAGATTTTTCACCGTACCAGAAAAAATAAACATAACGTGCTGATGGTTACCAGTGCCATGCCCGGAGAAGGTAAAACCATCACTTCCATCAATCTTGCCATAAGTATCGCCCGTGAAGTGGATCAATTTGCGTTGCTCGTAGATACTGACATGCGTAATCCGAGTATTCATAAGTATTTGGGAATTGAAGTTGAAAAGGGGCTGACCGATCATCTTCTCCATGATATTCCTGTTTCTGATCTGCTTATAAAGCCGGGGATAAATACACTTTCGTACCTGCCTGCCGGTGATCCTATCAGGGGATCAACCGAGATTCTCGGCTCGCCCAAGTTGCAGGAACTTATTATTGAAATGAAGGACCGTTATCCGGACCGGTATGTTATATTTGACTGCCCGGACCTTCTGCATGCTCCTGATGCGTTGGTTTTTTCGAGCTATGTTGACGGAATTATTTTTGTTGTGGAAGCAGGTAAAACTTCACGTGAATATGTCCAAAAGGCTCTTAATTTGCTGGAAGGACGTAATATCGTAGGTGTTGTTTTGAATAAGACGGAAAGGGAAAACTTGAACGTTGTCAGCTGA
- a CDS encoding AAA family ATPase: MYLEFYGLKEKPFNILPDPEYFYLSPWHQQAIIHIDYGLMNGDSLILLTGDAGTGKTSIIYRLVAEHCDDTIVGVIFNSAVGGDYIVEMILTELEAEMPENPTPASCLDALQEHLLKIYTKGEKRVLLILDEAQNLSDDALEQVRMISNLQAGKDNLISILMVGQSGFRDRLRKARYSQIVQRIVVSAHLSRLREQEVQEYVYYRLRQGGAEDPFAIFTEGAVAKISEYSHGIPRNINVICEGALIFGFADDIKPVTAEVVETFAQERISDGLLTVPECSERYKEEDLGLYVEELEKRVASLESSVGIVKRTLVKIIKTLKRVTAK; the protein is encoded by the coding sequence ATGTATCTTGAGTTTTACGGCTTGAAAGAAAAGCCATTTAACATCCTTCCCGACCCGGAATATTTTTATCTTAGCCCGTGGCACCAGCAGGCAATCATACATATTGATTACGGTTTGATGAACGGTGACAGCTTGATTTTGCTGACCGGGGACGCGGGAACCGGGAAAACATCGATTATTTATAGACTGGTTGCTGAGCATTGTGACGATACAATTGTCGGAGTTATCTTTAACAGCGCTGTGGGGGGAGATTATATTGTGGAGATGATTCTCACCGAACTTGAGGCGGAAATGCCCGAGAATCCTACTCCAGCTTCCTGTCTTGATGCTTTGCAGGAGCATCTGCTTAAGATTTATACTAAAGGTGAGAAACGGGTCCTGCTGATTTTGGATGAAGCTCAAAATTTGAGCGACGATGCTCTTGAACAAGTGCGCATGATTTCTAATTTGCAAGCAGGAAAGGATAATCTCATTTCTATTCTTATGGTCGGGCAATCCGGCTTTCGTGACCGCTTGCGCAAGGCCCGATACAGTCAGATCGTGCAGCGGATTGTTGTCAGTGCCCATCTCTCCCGTTTGAGAGAGCAGGAAGTTCAGGAGTATGTATACTACCGTTTAAGACAAGGCGGGGCTGAAGATCCGTTTGCAATTTTCACCGAGGGAGCAGTTGCGAAGATCAGCGAGTATTCCCACGGCATTCCTCGTAATATAAATGTGATTTGCGAAGGTGCGCTTATCTTTGGTTTTGCCGATGATATCAAGCCCGTTACAGCCGAAGTGGTGGAGACTTTTGCTCAGGAGCGGATCAGTGATGGGCTTTTGACGGTTCCTGAGTGCTCTGAGCGTTATAAAGAAGAAGATCTGGGATTGTATGTGGAAGAATTGGAAAAGAGGGTGGCTAGCCTTGAATCTTCGGTGGGGATTGTAAAGCGTACTTTAGTGAAGATAATTAAGACACTTAAGCGTGTTACCGCTAAATAA
- a CDS encoding polysaccharide biosynthesis protein: MSSDYSNLKKLILVFTAKGVKGAGGLLLAWVLAKKYGAYGSGLFFIGYTFAFLCANFAQLGIGNGCLRFIPQLKSEDGGNLSSMWTLSQLIVGGFALLLCGSVMVFAKSVAGLVFKDVSKWEYIFYASPIIFFWSLTRINIMVRQSLGDMSGITLVENLLIPLGMLLLSGLAFVVEFSVLGFLVAVTALYIMSFLYAFMSTRRDYGLSFSLRLRGTISVREILVYSIPLLTIAFSQTSLIWINTLILGAVGSVVEAAYFVAAMKVAVSISILLYTFNSVYAPQISTAYAREDYASIRSLYRDATHALTFFSFILLAGVAVYSDVIMRFFGVEYEAGTACLLWMLLGQICNCYTGPVGYLLILSGKSKLEVFNTVAGLILNAGLCLLLYNNLGVSGAGLAFCLSNVLINLLRYFQCRKFFGISWLDRKQKFFVCLQLLLVFAYLFLSSYGVNRELLVAGLLAIYLLGNFYNIRNLYGNLRTQR; this comes from the coding sequence TTGAGCAGTGATTATTCCAATTTGAAGAAGCTGATCCTCGTCTTTACTGCCAAGGGAGTGAAGGGCGCAGGTGGTTTGCTGCTGGCTTGGGTGCTGGCTAAGAAGTACGGGGCTTACGGTTCCGGTCTTTTCTTCATCGGCTATACTTTTGCTTTTCTTTGCGCAAATTTTGCTCAGCTAGGCATTGGAAATGGGTGCTTGCGCTTTATCCCGCAGCTAAAGAGTGAGGATGGTGGCAATCTTTCATCTATGTGGACCCTTTCACAATTGATTGTGGGGGGCTTTGCCTTGCTGCTTTGCGGGTCGGTTATGGTTTTTGCCAAATCTGTGGCCGGATTGGTCTTTAAAGATGTGTCAAAGTGGGAGTACATTTTTTACGCTTCTCCCATAATTTTTTTCTGGAGTTTGACCAGAATCAACATAATGGTTCGCCAGAGTCTTGGCGATATGTCCGGGATTACACTGGTGGAAAACTTGCTGATTCCACTGGGCATGCTGCTTCTTTCCGGTTTAGCATTTGTGGTCGAGTTTAGTGTGCTCGGTTTTCTGGTGGCTGTGACTGCGCTTTATATTATGTCTTTTTTGTATGCATTTATGAGCACTCGCAGGGATTATGGATTGAGCTTTTCGCTCAGGCTGCGCGGTACGATCAGTGTGCGTGAAATTCTTGTGTATTCCATTCCGCTTTTGACCATCGCTTTTTCCCAGACTTCACTGATCTGGATAAATACGCTCATCCTCGGTGCTGTCGGTTCAGTGGTTGAGGCCGCTTATTTTGTGGCTGCTATGAAGGTTGCGGTGTCCATTTCTATTCTGTTGTATACTTTCAACAGCGTTTATGCCCCGCAGATATCTACTGCCTATGCTCGTGAAGATTATGCTTCTATCCGTTCCCTTTATCGCGATGCCACCCATGCATTGACCTTTTTTTCATTCATTCTGCTGGCCGGGGTGGCTGTGTATTCCGATGTGATCATGCGTTTTTTTGGTGTGGAATATGAGGCCGGGACAGCCTGCCTACTCTGGATGCTGCTTGGTCAGATTTGCAATTGCTACACGGGTCCGGTTGGTTATCTTTTGATCCTTTCCGGTAAGTCAAAGCTGGAAGTTTTCAACACCGTGGCCGGGCTTATTCTTAATGCGGGACTCTGTTTGCTGCTTTACAACAACCTTGGGGTGAGCGGGGCTGGGTTGGCTTTTTGTCTTTCAAACGTGCTCATCAATCTGCTGCGTTATTTCCAGTGTCGCAAGTTTTTTGGAATCAGCTGGTTGGATCGCAAACAGAAGTTTTTTGTCTGTCTGCAATTGTTGCTGGTTTTTGCGTACCTGTTTTTAAGTTCTTATGGTGTGAACCGTGAGCTTCTGGTCGCAGGGCTTTTAGCCATCTATCTGCTGGGTAATTTTTATAACATCAGAAATCTCTACGGAAATTTGCGCACCCAGCGTTAA
- a CDS encoding sulfotransferase produces the protein MIHAFILYDSRSGSTLLSSLLNRHAGVVVAQESHFISLVLENFKDEQAMTVGGLLDLIYLEPRFVEWNVDREVLRSRLDEFDQLTYRIVFDVVFAQYLKVRGEGEPEVLVIKGARHDFHLKQLKKIYSDSKFIFLLRDGRAVFNSKLNMVSLTGMKMSNNIFQAAFDWKRMLHRLDGETLIRIRFEDLLANPEGEVVHLLDALDVSLAGKVISSTQQDYYQLIGKKQKHLHKNVGRDPDRKIALKWKDILSPAQIQLYELICARELLENGYELYAPGNVPFRESAGLIVGQAVHWIWLKVRNIFYYTFIDRSILHKLKEKRFEQ, from the coding sequence ATGATCCATGCATTCATACTATATGACAGCAGGTCCGGTTCAACCTTGCTTTCATCTCTGCTGAATCGTCATGCCGGGGTCGTGGTTGCGCAGGAGAGCCATTTTATTTCCCTTGTCTTGGAAAATTTCAAAGATGAACAAGCCATGACCGTGGGCGGTCTGCTGGATTTAATTTACTTGGAACCTCGTTTTGTTGAATGGAATGTGGACCGGGAAGTTCTGCGCAGCAGGTTGGATGAGTTTGACCAGTTAACCTACCGCATCGTGTTCGACGTTGTCTTTGCGCAGTACCTCAAGGTGCGCGGTGAGGGCGAACCGGAAGTGCTGGTCATCAAAGGTGCGCGGCACGATTTTCATCTGAAGCAGTTGAAGAAGATATATAGTGATTCGAAATTTATTTTTCTTTTACGTGACGGGCGGGCAGTTTTTAATTCCAAGCTGAACATGGTTTCACTGACCGGGATGAAGATGTCCAACAATATTTTTCAGGCTGCTTTTGATTGGAAAAGAATGTTGCACAGGCTGGACGGAGAAACGTTGATTCGTATCCGCTTTGAAGATCTGCTTGCCAATCCCGAGGGCGAGGTTGTCCATTTACTTGATGCGCTGGATGTGAGCCTCGCAGGTAAAGTGATCAGCTCTACCCAGCAGGATTACTATCAATTGATCGGTAAAAAACAAAAACATCTGCACAAGAATGTGGGCCGGGACCCCGATCGTAAAATTGCGCTGAAGTGGAAAGATATTTTAAGTCCTGCCCAGATTCAGCTTTACGAGCTGATTTGCGCCCGTGAGCTTTTAGAAAACGGATACGAACTATATGCACCGGGCAATGTGCCGTTTAGGGAAAGTGCCGGGCTGATTGTCGGGCAGGCTGTGCATTGGATCTGGCTCAAAGTACGAAATATTTTTTATTACACCTTTATTGATAGGAGTATTCTCCACAAGCTGAAGGAAAAACGGTTTGAGCAGTGA
- the wtpA gene encoding tungstate ABC transporter substrate-binding protein WtpA, translated as MRLVSLGVMLVMLSLISAVPAFAAEKISGDVIMFHAGSLSVPLAKMEKEFEAMHPGVDIKREAGGSTKMARMISEVGKPADIMASADYVVIDKNLIPKYADFNIRFATNQLVLCYTDQSKFAAEINADNWYDIIARPGVIWGHSDPNLDPCGYRSVMVMQLAEKFYGKSGLFDKLVSVRKKEWVRPKSVELISLLKTGNMDYAWEYLSVAVQHDLKYITLDKHINLSDYKYNSFYKQAKVTVSGKKPGTTIERVGKSITYGITELKDAPNKAAATAFMAYMLSPEGGLKILKEMGQPPFVPAIVPDEAMIKNMPVELQKLVKVKK; from the coding sequence ATGCGTTTAGTTTCTTTAGGAGTAATGCTCGTTATGCTATCACTGATCTCCGCAGTCCCGGCATTTGCCGCAGAAAAGATCAGCGGCGATGTAATCATGTTCCACGCTGGCAGCCTTTCAGTTCCCCTTGCTAAAATGGAAAAAGAATTTGAAGCCATGCATCCCGGCGTAGACATCAAACGTGAAGCCGGCGGTTCAACCAAAATGGCTCGCATGATTTCCGAAGTGGGCAAACCCGCAGACATTATGGCTTCCGCCGACTACGTAGTTATCGATAAGAACCTGATCCCTAAATATGCGGACTTCAACATCCGTTTCGCTACCAACCAGCTTGTTCTCTGCTACACCGACCAATCCAAATTCGCGGCTGAAATCAATGCCGACAACTGGTACGACATTATTGCCAGACCCGGTGTTATCTGGGGCCACTCCGACCCCAACCTCGACCCCTGCGGCTACCGCAGCGTAATGGTCATGCAGCTTGCTGAAAAATTTTACGGCAAATCCGGCCTCTTTGATAAGCTTGTTTCCGTGCGTAAAAAAGAATGGGTCCGCCCCAAATCAGTTGAACTTATCTCTCTGCTCAAAACCGGAAACATGGACTATGCTTGGGAATACCTCTCCGTAGCAGTGCAGCACGACCTGAAGTACATCACCCTCGACAAGCACATCAACCTTTCCGACTACAAATATAACAGCTTCTACAAACAGGCTAAAGTGACTGTCAGCGGCAAGAAGCCCGGCACCACCATCGAACGCGTCGGTAAATCCATAACCTACGGTATCACCGAACTCAAAGATGCTCCCAACAAAGCTGCGGCCACCGCTTTCATGGCCTATATGCTTTCCCCAGAAGGCGGCTTGAAAATTCTCAAAGAAATGGGCCAGCCTCCCTTTGTTCCAGCTATCGTTCCTGACGAAGCAATGATCAAGAACATGCCTGTAGAACTCCAGAAGCTTGTAAAAGTTAAAAAATAA
- a CDS encoding ABC transporter ATP-binding protein produces the protein MIKIEKLNVELPKFFLQDINLHIPEGDFFTLLGPTGSGKSVLLETIAGLVPVSSGSIKISGYEIAHLPPEKRGLSIVYQDYALFPHLSVLENITFGAKYKRISEDKAVRKAAELAEKLNISHLLTRTPHHLSGGERQRAAIARALLVDPAVLLLDEPLSALDPAFRQEVQELLKDLHRETGITFVMVTHDFDEALYLSTNGAIIRNGQLVRKGKIRDIFNSPGSEFVAGFVGMNNIYPCVPMKEWVQLGDLRLDCCKEKTGSETRLAFRPEEVLLGSEIGEHNGQNSFYATIKGITAGGFHARVSLDYDGMEIYALVPRKMIGNGELKPGLPIKVAIPEQSLHLF, from the coding sequence ATGATCAAAATAGAAAAACTTAACGTCGAACTTCCCAAATTTTTCTTACAGGATATAAACCTGCACATCCCGGAAGGAGACTTTTTCACCCTGCTCGGTCCTACCGGGTCCGGCAAATCCGTGCTGCTGGAAACAATCGCCGGGCTGGTTCCGGTTTCTTCCGGTTCCATTAAAATTTCAGGCTATGAGATCGCCCACCTGCCCCCGGAAAAACGGGGACTGTCCATTGTCTATCAGGACTACGCCCTTTTCCCACACCTAAGCGTGCTGGAAAACATCACTTTCGGTGCAAAATACAAAAGAATAAGCGAAGATAAGGCCGTACGAAAAGCTGCGGAACTTGCAGAGAAACTCAATATTTCTCACTTACTCACCCGTACCCCACACCATCTTTCCGGTGGTGAAAGGCAACGGGCAGCCATTGCCCGCGCCTTGCTGGTTGATCCGGCAGTACTGCTGCTGGATGAACCCCTTTCCGCACTGGACCCGGCTTTCCGGCAAGAAGTACAGGAACTGCTCAAAGACCTGCACCGCGAAACCGGGATCACCTTTGTCATGGTTACTCATGATTTTGACGAAGCCCTTTATCTTTCCACCAATGGGGCCATCATCAGGAATGGTCAACTAGTACGCAAAGGTAAAATCCGGGATATATTCAACTCTCCCGGCTCGGAATTCGTGGCCGGTTTCGTGGGCATGAACAATATTTACCCCTGCGTTCCCATGAAAGAATGGGTACAGCTGGGCGACCTGAGATTAGATTGCTGTAAGGAAAAAACGGGGTCTGAGACAAGGCTGGCCTTCAGGCCCGAAGAAGTGCTGCTGGGCAGTGAAATAGGTGAACATAACGGGCAGAACAGCTTTTATGCCACCATCAAAGGTATCACAGCCGGAGGTTTTCACGCACGGGTCAGCCTTGATTACGACGGCATGGAAATCTACGCCTTAGTACCGCGCAAGATGATAGGTAACGGTGAACTTAAACCGGGATTGCCCATCAAAGTCGCCATTCCGGAGCAGAGCCTGCACCTGTTTTAA
- a CDS encoding DMT family transporter, which produces MQQHNQKKAYLYGLSAVLIWSTVASAFKIALGYMDPLQLLFYAVIFSTISLFAILKIQNKTGQIKQMSKIELLKCGLPGLLNPFLYYIILFKAYDLLPAQEAQPLNYTWAITLSLLSIPLLGQKMTMRELLAILTSYLGVVVISTHGNLFDIKFSNGYGVFLALFSTIIWSLYWIMNTKSKFDPLIGLFLNFCFGLPLVTGAMLIFSGLPPFNIPAILSAAYVGFFEMGITFALWLNALKFSEKASKVSNLIFLSPFLSLILIHFILGEEILPSTLVGLLFIVAGNVIQQLGKKK; this is translated from the coding sequence ATGCAGCAGCACAACCAGAAAAAAGCATACCTGTACGGACTTTCCGCCGTACTCATCTGGTCCACTGTGGCCTCGGCATTCAAAATAGCTCTCGGCTACATGGACCCGCTGCAGCTGCTCTTCTACGCCGTTATTTTCTCCACCATATCACTCTTCGCCATTTTAAAAATACAAAATAAAACCGGACAGATAAAGCAAATGAGCAAAATTGAATTGCTCAAATGCGGACTGCCCGGCCTGCTCAACCCCTTCTTATACTATATAATACTCTTTAAAGCCTACGACCTGCTCCCGGCACAGGAAGCCCAACCGCTTAACTACACTTGGGCCATCACCCTTTCATTGTTATCTATCCCTCTGCTAGGCCAGAAAATGACCATGCGTGAACTGCTGGCAATCCTGACCAGTTACCTCGGCGTGGTAGTCATTTCCACCCACGGCAACTTGTTCGATATAAAATTCAGTAATGGTTACGGGGTCTTTTTGGCCTTGTTCAGCACCATAATCTGGTCCCTGTACTGGATAATGAACACCAAGAGCAAATTCGATCCGCTTATAGGTCTATTTTTAAATTTCTGCTTCGGCCTGCCGCTGGTAACCGGAGCTATGCTTATCTTTTCCGGGCTGCCACCGTTTAATATCCCGGCCATACTTTCAGCCGCCTATGTAGGATTCTTCGAGATGGGTATCACCTTCGCCCTCTGGCTGAATGCCCTTAAATTCAGTGAAAAGGCGTCAAAAGTCAGCAACCTGATATTCCTCTCCCCGTTCCTGTCATTAATATTAATCCACTTTATCCTGGGAGAGGAAATCCTGCCTTCAACGCTGGTGGGATTACTTTTTATTGTGGCTGGAAATGTAATTCAGCAATTAGGAAAAAAGAAATAA